The Cyanobacteriota bacterium nucleotide sequence ACGAATCTGCAAAATCAACACTTAGCTACGAGCTCCTTGGTTTTCGGCTACGTTCGAATAAAAATGCTTAACGGCAGCCGCAGACTCATGAGTTTTATAAATCATTTCTAGGTATTTCACTAGTTCTGTATTGCCACTGTATTCAAAATCAACTGATTTGAGTTTTTGGCTAGCGATATATTTAGCTAGAATAATCATTTGTTCTTTGGCTGAGAGCAAGAATTGTTTGCTGGCAACAGTACGATATTGTTCGTAGACGTACTTGAGGGTGCTGATGACTTCAGATCGATTGCTGCGTTTCCAGGATTGATTAGACTCTATATAAAGATCAGCTTGCGGGTCCCAAGCAAGTAGGTAGTCCGAGTCACTTGCTTGATTGCTTTGAGCCAGTTTTTCAAAACTCAAATAATTCCACGGAATAGCAATCTCAGCGTGTTTGTGCCAGCCATTGCGCAGGACTTCGTGCATGCTGTTGCTGCCGTCATGTCTGCCACTAGCGCTACTTTCTGTTGCCAGAGCTGCCCAAGAGCCGCCTTCAAGATTGAGAAGAGCTTCAGGTACCGCTTCATAATCACCAAGTAAATTAAAAATCACTCTTGCTGCCTGTCCTAGACTCGATTCAAGTTCAATTGCTTCAATTTGTTGGTCTTGTTCTGGATGATAAGCCTTCTTATGAGCAATGCTGTCAATTAATTTATTACTGATTTCAAGCTTGAAGTCGCCACTGATATTTTGGTAGTTATTTGCCTGAGGCACTATGATTAGCCATCTTTCGTCAAGTTTGATTTTGTAGATTGGTGAAGCCAATGAGTCGGTAGCTTCCTCTACAAGATTTACTTCTGCTAATACTTCACGATTTTTGTTGACATGATAAATCTTGCCCTGGTTTATAGAAGCGGTTTGTTGTTTGAATTGAGGTAAGTCCCAACCACTGAATCTGTTTTTGCGAGCTGCTTTAATTGCATTGGCTGGGATCAAAGCAATAGCAAGATTGTTTTTTTTGATTTTGTGAGCATGGATACAATCACTTAGCTGTGCAATATTGCAAATGCCTTCTGTAAAATGAAAATGATCGACTGCAATATCTTTGTAATGAGCTTGATGAATATTTCTTGCAGCCATCGCTTCAATGTAAGCGATACTAAAATCACCAATGAACTTTTGTCCTGCAATTGCTTGTGTCAGGATAATGCCTGAGGGACTGCTTTTGCAGCCAGATCTTAGTTTGTAGTCTTGCTGAGTGTCGCAAAGAAAATCAGCTTGATCTATTTTATTGTTTTCGATTAGTTTGCCTAATTTAAAACTAACTCTCTTGCCGCAAGCCAAAATCTCTTGTACCTTGGCAAGTAATTCTCGAGTTCCTGGATAATCTAAATAGTCCGGGTGTTCCTGGGAAGAGTCATTTATTGTTATTGGACGACAACTTGTATCAAACAGTGAAACCTGTTTTGCATTGGCGAGATCAGAATTATGCTTGGCACCCAAACCCATAGCTATGGATTAGTCTATCAGTATATTGGCCGCTTGCAAATCCTTTTGGAGTTGATTAATTGCTTGGATATCTACTTGCAAATTAAATTGCTTACAAAAGCTTTTATGAATTTCTTCTAATCCTTTGCCAGAGCCAATGGCCTGGATGACAAATAAGCTAGCCGGAGTGAGCACAAATGATCTATTTTTGAGGCTGGTTTCATCTCTATAAAAGAAGCTAATTTGCGCTTCTTCTTCAATATCGGTTGTTTGAATCTCTTCGATGCTATCTTCACTAGTCTTGAGATATTGCACAATTGTAGTAAGTGGATAAGTGAATTGCAGGACTTGGTGCACTGGTGTGAGCTTAGTAGTGGCTTGGATATTGGGAGCGTTGTAGATTTCTAGCTCGGTCCATTCATATAGCGCTAGTTCACTTAGATAGTTTGGGTAGTTATATTTCTCTTGGAGCTTTGGCTCGGCTAATAATTTGTGAAAATCAGCTGCTAGTTTGTGATAAACTGCCGATTTGCTTGGATATTTGTTTTGATATTGGATCATCAGCTTATTCCAGTTAGGTTCAAGGATTTTATAGCAAAGTGGATAGATATTTTGCATCAAAGAACTGAGGCTACTGACTACTAGTGAGTAATAGACGCTTAATTCATCTTGAGCTTTTTGGGGGAGTATCTCAGGATTAGCTGCTTGTCCCTGCATGCATTTGAGTATTTCTTGTTGGATTTGATAGAGTGCCATTCATGATGCCTTTTATTGTTTTAAGCTCTTCGACCAGTTCACTGAGTGCCGGGAAATTAGAATCCCGTTCAAGCAAAATTGCATTGACAGGAGTTCTTGCCAGTAGTTCTTCTAGTATTGTGTAAACCACTTGAGCAATTGCTTCGCCGTGAGTATCAAGGATTTCGATACTGTGCCCAGTATGCGAGCGATAACCATGGAGATGCCCAGCGATATGTACTTGAACTACTCGATCTAGCTTGAGTTGTTCTAGAAATTCCACTGGCGTATAGCAATTATGATTTGTCGCGTTGACGTGGATATTATTTACGTCTAACAAGAGCCCACAATCTGCCTGCTCAAGAATTGAGTTGATAAACTGGGCTTCGGTCATTTCCGGTTCAATAATGGTGGAGTAAAAACTTGGGTTTTCAATTAAAAATGGTATCTGCATTGTATCTTGCAAAAATTTGACATTGTCACTAACGACATTGACAGTCTCTTGAGTGAAAGGAATTGGCAAAAGATTTTGTAAATAAATATCACCGACCCTTGTACATGACAAGTGATCGGAGAACCAGGGCGCATCTATTTCTTGAAATAATTCTTTGCAGGCGTCAATTAGATAAGGGTCATAACTAGGCTGTCCTGGTTTTTCTGGAGCTGTGCCGATACTGAGATTAACACCATGTGGTATCAATTTGATTTTGGAATCTAATACTGCTTGAAATTTGTGGGCTTTAATGCCACCAAGTTTGATGTAATTCTCTGGTACGATTTCCAGCCATTCTATTAAGCCGTCATTTTCTTTGCTTTGATAAAATTCAAGGGTTTCTTCAGTGAGTCCCCTGCGCAGTCCGAGTCCTAGTCCTGGTTTGATTAATTTGTTTTTGTTAAACATTATTCGTCATCCTGAGCCCATAGGGCGCCAGAATCCCATTATCGCATATCTCAAGATCCTGATGGTTTCTACGTTCCCTCAGCATGATAGCAAAAAAAAGCCCCGGTATAACACCGAGGCTCTCTTTTAAAGTTGTAGATTGCTTCGATTATTCTCCGCATTTACCTTCGCCACATTTGTGATCTTCGCCACACTTGTGATCGTCGCCGCATTTGCCTTCTCCACATTTGTGATCTTCACCACATTTGTGATCTTCGCTGATTAATAGTGACGATGTTGAAGTTTCAGAGATACTGAAAATAGTATCTGTGTTTACTTCAAGATTGGGAGCAGTAATTGCGCTTGCACCTAGTGTAGTTGCTAAGCCAATTGCCAATGTTGCTACTTTAACTTTATTTTTCATAAAACGTGATCTCCTTTGTTTATGTTCTTATCGAACAAATTAGATTATATCATTTGACTTCTGCAAAATATCTCAAAAGCCACCGCGAGGTTAAATAATACCCTTGGTGGTTCTAATTTCACCAGCTATTCTTGCGTCTATAGTCTTGGCTTTATCAAAAGCAAGAGCAAAAGCCTTAAAGCTAGCTTCAATAATGTGATGAGAATTTGTACCAGTAATTTTGTGGAAGTGAACAACCATGCCACTGTTATTAACTAAGGCTCTCCAAAACTCAAC carries:
- a CDS encoding DUF692 domain-containing protein codes for the protein MFNKNKLIKPGLGLGLRRGLTEETLEFYQSKENDGLIEWLEIVPENYIKLGGIKAHKFQAVLDSKIKLIPHGVNLSIGTAPEKPGQPSYDPYLIDACKELFQEIDAPWFSDHLSCTRVGDIYLQNLLPIPFTQETVNVVSDNVKFLQDTMQIPFLIENPSFYSTIIEPEMTEAQFINSILEQADCGLLLDVNNIHVNATNHNCYTPVEFLEQLKLDRVVQVHIAGHLHGYRSHTGHSIEILDTHGEAIAQVVYTILEELLARTPVNAILLERDSNFPALSELVEELKTIKGIMNGTLSNPTRNTQMHAGTSS
- a CDS encoding putative DNA-binding domain-containing protein, producing MALYQIQQEILKCMQGQAANPEILPQKAQDELSVYYSLVVSSLSSLMQNIYPLCYKILEPNWNKLMIQYQNKYPSKSAVYHKLAADFHKLLAEPKLQEKYNYPNYLSELALYEWTELEIYNAPNIQATTKLTPVHQVLQFTYPLTTIVQYLKTSEDSIEEIQTTDIEEEAQISFFYRDETSLKNRSFVLTPASLFVIQAIGSGKGLEEIHKSFCKQFNLQVDIQAINQLQKDLQAANILID